The following are from one region of the Hymenobacter radiodurans genome:
- a CDS encoding SusD/RagB family nutrient-binding outer membrane lipoprotein, with protein sequence MKKLILLLGLVLGGGMFTSCDDFLDVNTDPNNPTTATPNFLLPNIISNGAQTQMFTALRTPFITQYLVSRTGGNTVDNYFYTNAQSTNSFNYTYFYSGGNIPPMIAAAEAEGSVYYVGAGKIMMALILSHATDMFGDTPYTEAFLGAQNYTPKYDPQEEIYATINRLLDEGIVEMSKPASANFRPLYVTAPSVSGDILYRGDVTKWIKLANSLKARQNHHLTKKASYDPNAILALVDQGFKATADDAQLQFQVAVAPLVSTTNIFGTTRNNFATSTFSANFIKYLDGRTFGVVDPRLPIMATATSTGADPGLGGGPQPTTVQTDFYASWYARELGYFELITYHELKFIEAEAAFRANNRARAFTAFQEGIRAHMRKIGVGGFSTSIPVVAYPTISEAQITAYLASTAVPQSAADLTLKSIMEQKYIAMFLNPESWSDLRRFDFNPAIYVNFRVPSGVNQALVTAATPTTPASIRFPRRLLPGATEVLYNPNEIARIGANAPDYIAQPVWWDQP encoded by the coding sequence TAACTTCCTGCTCCCGAACATTATCTCCAACGGCGCGCAGACGCAGATGTTCACGGCCCTGCGCACACCCTTTATTACGCAGTATCTGGTCAGCCGCACGGGCGGCAACACCGTAGATAACTACTTCTACACCAACGCCCAAAGCACCAACTCCTTCAACTACACGTACTTCTACTCGGGGGGCAATATTCCGCCGATGATTGCGGCCGCCGAGGCAGAAGGCTCGGTGTATTACGTGGGCGCGGGCAAAATCATGATGGCGCTGATTCTCAGCCACGCCACCGATATGTTCGGCGACACTCCGTACACGGAAGCTTTCCTGGGCGCGCAGAACTATACGCCTAAGTACGATCCGCAGGAAGAGATTTATGCCACTATCAATCGGCTACTCGACGAAGGCATCGTGGAAATGAGCAAGCCTGCTTCGGCCAACTTCCGCCCGCTCTACGTGACCGCGCCTAGCGTCAGCGGCGATATTCTGTATCGCGGCGACGTAACCAAATGGATTAAGCTGGCGAACTCGCTGAAGGCCCGGCAAAATCATCACCTGACGAAGAAGGCCTCCTACGACCCCAACGCTATTCTGGCGCTGGTCGACCAAGGCTTTAAGGCAACGGCCGATGACGCGCAGCTTCAGTTTCAAGTAGCTGTGGCTCCTTTGGTAAGCACTACCAACATCTTTGGTACTACCCGCAACAACTTTGCGACCTCCACTTTCTCGGCCAACTTTATCAAGTACCTGGACGGGCGCACGTTTGGCGTAGTCGATCCGCGTTTGCCGATTATGGCTACGGCCACCAGCACTGGCGCCGACCCCGGCCTGGGCGGCGGTCCGCAGCCAACCACCGTGCAGACGGATTTCTACGCGAGCTGGTACGCCCGCGAGCTGGGCTACTTTGAGTTGATTACTTACCACGAGCTGAAGTTTATTGAGGCAGAAGCCGCTTTCCGGGCCAACAACCGGGCGCGGGCTTTCACCGCTTTCCAAGAAGGTATTCGGGCGCACATGCGCAAAATCGGGGTAGGCGGTTTCAGCACCAGCATACCGGTGGTCGCGTATCCTACCATCAGCGAAGCCCAGATTACGGCTTATTTGGCTAGCACGGCCGTGCCGCAAAGCGCCGCCGACCTGACCCTGAAGAGCATTATGGAGCAGAAGTACATCGCCATGTTCCTGAATCCGGAATCGTGGTCTGACCTGCGCCGCTTTGATTTTAACCCAGCCATTTACGTGAATTTCCGGGTACCAAGTGGGGTAAATCAGGCTTTAGTAACGGCTGCTACGCCAACAACTCCGGCGAGCATACGTTTCCCACGCCGCCTGCTGCCCGGCGCCACGGAAGTGCTGTACAACCCGAACGAGATTGCGCGCATCGGAGCAAATGCCCCCGATTATATTGCTCAGCCGGTATGGTGGGATCAGCCATAA
- a CDS encoding RagB/SusD family nutrient uptake outer membrane protein, producing the protein MKKILILLAVLSMAMSSCDKEYLNPSTASDVQVLTNADGLITVCNGLQARFTTGGALSPLYNTVAAGGLSTRELTVINVGNIEEFNVSLGAGNVTNLNGVVRNLWTQSQLVRANADLVLTNANNATDPGTRSGIIAYASIFRALAIGTLAQYFEQVPIVTQANAPFVSRVQALQSAVEQLEAAATQLNTAPVSADFNSKIIGGINLPNTVQALIARYSLMAGDYDKAIAAAGRVDLASRSVFSFDELARNPLFEVAFGNRNVFEPTNVNLGLTGALTPEAGDRRIPFYTRANPTATQNRGTGFYSASAAPIPVYVPGEMLLIRAEAYARKNDLANAVLELNRVRTSTAAATTVTGGLPTAPPGAGLAPYAGPLTQEAVLLDILRNRSVELAFQGFRLDDSRRFNRPGPGAAGSERNRNFYPYPRTERENNTVTPDDPAA; encoded by the coding sequence ATGAAAAAGATACTGATACTGCTGGCTGTGCTGTCGATGGCCATGAGCAGCTGCGACAAAGAATACCTGAACCCCAGCACCGCTAGCGACGTGCAGGTGCTAACCAACGCCGACGGCCTGATTACGGTATGCAACGGTTTGCAGGCCCGCTTCACGACGGGTGGGGCGCTGAGTCCGCTCTACAATACCGTGGCGGCTGGGGGCCTGAGCACCCGCGAGCTGACGGTAATTAACGTCGGCAACATTGAGGAATTTAACGTCAGCCTGGGGGCCGGCAACGTGACGAACCTCAACGGCGTGGTGCGCAACCTCTGGACCCAGTCGCAGCTGGTGCGTGCCAATGCTGACCTTGTGCTGACCAACGCCAACAACGCTACCGACCCTGGCACGCGTAGCGGCATCATTGCCTACGCCAGCATCTTTCGGGCCCTGGCAATTGGTACTTTGGCGCAATACTTTGAGCAGGTGCCCATTGTTACGCAGGCCAACGCGCCATTCGTGAGCCGCGTGCAAGCCCTACAGTCGGCTGTAGAGCAGCTGGAGGCAGCTGCTACCCAATTGAATACTGCGCCCGTATCGGCCGACTTCAACAGCAAAATTATTGGAGGCATTAACCTGCCCAACACCGTGCAGGCCCTTATTGCCCGCTACAGCCTGATGGCCGGCGACTACGACAAGGCCATTGCGGCCGCCGGGCGAGTGGATCTGGCAAGCCGCTCAGTGTTCAGTTTCGACGAGCTGGCCCGCAACCCACTGTTCGAGGTTGCTTTTGGCAACCGCAACGTGTTCGAGCCGACCAACGTGAATCTGGGTTTGACCGGCGCGTTGACTCCCGAAGCCGGCGACCGGCGCATTCCGTTCTATACGCGCGCCAACCCCACCGCTACCCAAAACCGGGGCACGGGCTTCTATAGCGCCAGCGCAGCGCCCATTCCGGTGTATGTGCCCGGCGAAATGCTGCTGATTCGGGCCGAGGCGTATGCTCGCAAAAATGACCTTGCCAACGCCGTGCTGGAGCTCAACCGGGTACGCACCAGCACGGCGGCCGCCACTACTGTTACCGGCGGCCTGCCCACTGCACCTCCCGGTGCTGGCTTGGCGCCGTATGCTGGTCCGCTCACGCAGGAGGCCGTGCTGTTGGATATCCTACGAAACCGTTCTGTAGAGCTGGCTTTCCAGGGTTTCAGGCTGGACGATAGCCGCCGCTTCAATCGGCCTGGGCCGGGGGCGGCTGGCTCCGAGCGCAACCGCAATTTCTACCCATACCCCCGCACTGAGCGTGAGAACAACACAGTTACGCCTGATGACCCAGCGGCGTAG
- a CDS encoding glycoside hydrolase family 10 protein, which translates to MDWPSRRSLTPEQQRREYTQMLDVQKKNGINAVFVQIRPAADAFYQSELEPWSKWLTGQQGKAPSPAYDPLPFLIDEAHARGMEFHAWFNPYRASLDSVTSKLAANHPYRQHPEWFLRYSGKLLFNPGLPEVRSYINKVILDVVRRYDIDGVHFDDYFYPYPEANQVIRDEAAFQQHNPNQLKLADWRRQNVNTLVRDLHTNIQSTKRWVKFGISPFGVWMNQTSNPEGSGTAAFEGYSGLYADARLWMQQGWVDYIMPQLYWSTTFKPASYSVLLNWWARNRFDRHLYIGQGAYRIFETSKRDPSWRDPTELPRQIRLNRSYPTQVNGSVFFSSKSLMANPLHVADTLRQDLFRYPALVPSMPWMDAVPPRPAQNLVLTRTGRAVSLLWQPGPAATDGDVARYFVVYRFGPGETPAPDDPRRIVALVPRPANNLPALVDTTARPGVEYAYYITAVDRLHNESPPVRASTVAGAPVLVAQAPPAAPAQTQAPAAQPAATPPARPVPPTASRPPISRPTPSTTKTKVKIKKRKRGGLLERVFGR; encoded by the coding sequence ATTGATTGGCCCAGCCGCCGCTCGCTTACGCCTGAGCAGCAGCGCCGCGAGTACACTCAAATGCTTGATGTACAGAAGAAAAACGGCATCAACGCGGTTTTTGTGCAGATTCGGCCCGCCGCCGATGCCTTTTACCAAAGTGAGCTAGAACCTTGGAGCAAGTGGCTGACCGGGCAGCAGGGTAAAGCCCCCAGTCCCGCCTACGATCCGCTTCCTTTCCTGATCGATGAAGCCCATGCCCGCGGTATGGAGTTCCACGCCTGGTTTAATCCCTACCGCGCCTCCCTCGATTCGGTGACCAGTAAGCTGGCCGCTAATCATCCGTATCGGCAGCATCCTGAGTGGTTTCTGCGCTACTCCGGCAAGCTGCTTTTCAACCCCGGCTTACCCGAGGTGCGGAGTTATATCAATAAAGTTATCCTGGACGTGGTGCGCCGCTACGATATCGATGGGGTTCATTTCGACGACTATTTCTATCCTTACCCGGAGGCAAATCAGGTTATTCGTGATGAAGCCGCTTTCCAGCAGCACAACCCAAATCAGCTGAAGCTGGCCGACTGGCGCCGCCAGAACGTGAATACACTGGTGCGCGATCTGCACACCAATATCCAGAGCACAAAGCGCTGGGTAAAGTTTGGTATTTCGCCCTTCGGTGTCTGGATGAACCAAACCAGCAACCCGGAAGGCTCCGGTACAGCAGCGTTTGAGGGGTATTCGGGCCTGTACGCTGATGCTCGTTTGTGGATGCAGCAGGGCTGGGTCGATTATATAATGCCCCAGCTGTACTGGAGCACCACTTTTAAACCAGCTTCTTATTCAGTGCTGCTGAACTGGTGGGCCCGCAACCGCTTCGATCGGCACTTATATATCGGGCAAGGTGCTTACCGCATCTTCGAAACCAGCAAGCGCGACCCTTCCTGGCGCGACCCCACCGAACTGCCCCGCCAGATTCGGCTGAACCGCTCATACCCGACGCAGGTAAATGGCAGCGTGTTTTTTAGCTCGAAGTCATTGATGGCTAATCCGCTGCATGTGGCTGATACGCTGCGTCAGGATTTGTTTCGCTACCCGGCGCTGGTGCCTTCCATGCCTTGGATGGATGCTGTGCCACCCCGTCCTGCCCAAAACCTGGTGCTTACCCGCACTGGTCGGGCTGTAAGTCTGCTCTGGCAGCCCGGCCCCGCCGCCACCGACGGCGACGTGGCCCGCTACTTCGTGGTGTACCGCTTCGGGCCCGGCGAAACGCCTGCCCCCGATGATCCGCGTCGCATTGTGGCCCTAGTGCCTCGTCCCGCCAACAATCTGCCGGCCTTGGTAGATACTACCGCCCGCCCCGGCGTGGAGTATGCGTACTATATCACCGCCGTCGACCGCCTCCACAATGAGAGCCCGCCCGTGCGAGCCAGCACGGTAGCCGGCGCGCCGGTGCTGGTGGCGCAAGCCCCTCCCGCAGCGCCAGCGCAAACACAAGCCCCAGCTGCTCAGCCAGCAGCCACGCCACCGGCCCGGCCCGTGCCACCCACCGCATCTCGGCCCCCTATTAGCCGCCCGACGCCTAGTACCACCAAGACCAAGGTGAAGATAAAGAAGCGTAAGCGTGGTGGCTTGTTGGAACGCGTATTTGGCCGGTAA
- a CDS encoding SusC/RagA family TonB-linked outer membrane protein, which produces MRKTYSMRLVLAVGWLLVCVLFTTQLAAQPGGGGRESYTLQGRVVDERGQALPGATVLLGGTTLGTATGADGTYSLSAQVTPGTYTLTFSIIGYRPQSRSISLASTPTVSTDVTLTEALQTLDDVVVIGSTISVNKRELGNAINTVTARDLEQTGTGGALNALQGKLPGAQIVQNSGDPSGSMSVRLRGIHSLRGSSDPLYVIDGVIVSNSSTNVSQQAAGPDIGTANAGQNRLADLNPNDIASINVINGAAAAAQYGSRASNGVVLITTKRGKTGAARVSAYASFNINELRKSVPVNTYGQQFGFAGLRLYTIGAPTAQQIAANPGITTTSVTRAGATTLLATNLVETPRYNYFNDVFRTGYGTDNGVSISGGAERTQYLVSVGYLKNQGIIEDTDFTRYNVRARVDQRLANWIRASVGVAYNNSFSNEKANGNVFYSPINSINITNNIYDISQRDPNGNLLAVEPTRVNPLSTIEDMKFTQCINRTISDIQINLTPFKGFSVDYIFGADTYSQVGENYIRPYPYQAAAGLPLQRYPSGFAANANNNVLQLNSDVNVGYDRQLTEDFKMTLLAGYSYQFLRGELVRTQGQNLAPFITTVSGAASNTVASGAELDRFDLSGIFGQATFGFRNLAFLTGAIRRDRSSKFSSSETNQYYPKVSASVVLSDLGFWKDAAYAKTFNSLKLRASYGEAGNLNGTGSYDRFYQFTPIGFQGRNTFLPNAQLANPRVRPERVAELEVGADLGFFNDRLGLGVTVYNQKTTDLVVNRPLAPSRGGSSIVENVARLNNKGVEVQLSAAPVRTADFSWDFTAIYSRNRNKIVDLVGSAAIAVDNVAGAPVYLINGQPAGVFYGSAYARNPDGSLLLTPQGFPQDERTTGQGVGSIDFTPARTAEGQPSYAPGTTIANVIIGNPNPDWTGSFSTSFTYKKLSLRVLLDAVQGVDVFNADYRTRQGVGLGELAEQELRGEIPRGYIFAVYNTQEFRIDDGSYVKLRETALTYTLPPISKFISDLNVSLIGRNLYSWDDYKGFDPETSAGGASDLFRAVDFGNVPIPRTYQLRLSATF; this is translated from the coding sequence ATGCGTAAAACTTACTCGATGAGGCTAGTCTTGGCAGTAGGCTGGCTTCTCGTATGCGTACTATTCACTACGCAACTGGCGGCGCAGCCTGGGGGCGGAGGGCGCGAGTCCTACACCTTGCAAGGGCGCGTTGTGGATGAGCGGGGGCAAGCGCTGCCTGGAGCTACGGTCTTGCTGGGTGGTACCACGCTCGGTACCGCTACCGGCGCCGATGGCACCTACAGCCTGTCAGCACAAGTAACGCCCGGAACCTATACCCTCACGTTTTCTATTATTGGCTACCGGCCTCAGTCTCGATCTATCAGCTTGGCAAGCACCCCAACCGTAAGCACTGATGTCACGCTCACGGAGGCCCTTCAGACCCTGGACGACGTGGTCGTAATTGGCTCCACCATCAGCGTAAATAAGCGGGAGCTAGGCAACGCCATTAATACGGTAACGGCCCGCGACTTAGAGCAAACCGGCACTGGGGGCGCGCTCAACGCCTTGCAAGGCAAACTGCCCGGCGCGCAAATCGTGCAGAACTCCGGCGACCCGTCGGGCTCTATGTCGGTGCGGTTGCGGGGTATTCACTCGTTGCGGGGCTCCTCAGACCCACTTTATGTTATCGATGGCGTAATCGTGAGTAATAGCAGCACGAACGTGTCGCAGCAGGCCGCGGGCCCCGACATTGGGACGGCTAATGCCGGCCAAAACCGCCTCGCCGACCTCAACCCTAACGATATTGCCAGCATCAATGTCATCAACGGAGCAGCAGCAGCGGCGCAGTATGGGTCGCGAGCTTCAAATGGGGTGGTGCTCATTACCACCAAACGAGGCAAGACAGGCGCAGCACGGGTATCTGCCTATGCTAGCTTCAATATAAATGAGCTGCGCAAATCCGTGCCCGTCAATACCTACGGCCAACAGTTTGGCTTTGCGGGGCTACGCCTGTACACAATTGGAGCTCCCACCGCCCAGCAGATAGCGGCCAACCCCGGCATTACGACCACAAGCGTTACAAGGGCCGGAGCCACTACACTATTGGCCACCAACTTAGTAGAAACTCCACGCTACAACTACTTCAACGACGTTTTCCGGACGGGCTACGGTACGGATAATGGCGTATCTATTTCGGGCGGGGCAGAGCGGACGCAGTACCTAGTGTCGGTGGGCTACCTGAAAAATCAGGGTATTATTGAAGACACCGATTTTACGCGTTACAATGTGCGGGCCCGCGTCGATCAGCGCTTGGCCAACTGGATCAGGGCTTCGGTGGGAGTGGCTTACAATAACAGCTTTTCCAATGAGAAGGCAAATGGAAACGTATTCTACAGCCCCATCAACTCCATTAACATCACCAACAATATCTACGACATCAGCCAGCGCGACCCCAATGGCAATTTGCTGGCCGTAGAGCCTACCCGCGTTAATCCGCTGTCTACTATCGAGGACATGAAGTTTACGCAGTGTATCAACCGTACCATTAGTGATATTCAAATTAATCTGACGCCGTTCAAGGGTTTTTCGGTTGATTATATCTTCGGGGCAGACACGTATTCCCAGGTGGGGGAGAACTACATCCGGCCTTACCCATACCAAGCTGCGGCCGGCCTGCCGTTACAGCGCTACCCATCCGGGTTTGCAGCCAATGCAAATAATAACGTGCTGCAGCTCAACTCCGACGTGAACGTGGGGTACGACCGGCAACTGACCGAAGACTTTAAAATGACGCTATTGGCTGGCTACAGCTACCAGTTCCTGCGGGGGGAGTTGGTGCGCACGCAGGGCCAAAATCTCGCGCCGTTTATTACCACCGTGAGCGGAGCCGCCAGCAACACAGTAGCTTCCGGCGCCGAATTAGATCGGTTTGATTTGAGTGGAATTTTCGGGCAAGCCACCTTTGGTTTCCGCAACTTGGCTTTCCTGACGGGGGCCATTCGCCGCGACCGATCATCGAAGTTCTCGTCCTCCGAAACCAACCAGTACTATCCTAAAGTGAGTGCTTCGGTGGTGCTCTCCGACCTAGGCTTCTGGAAGGATGCAGCGTACGCCAAGACTTTCAACTCACTGAAGCTGCGCGCCAGCTACGGGGAGGCCGGCAACCTGAACGGTACTGGCTCCTACGACCGGTTTTATCAGTTTACTCCTATTGGCTTTCAGGGCCGAAATACCTTCCTGCCCAATGCGCAGCTGGCAAACCCCCGGGTGCGGCCGGAGCGCGTAGCCGAACTGGAAGTGGGGGCCGACCTGGGCTTCTTTAATGACCGGCTTGGCTTGGGCGTAACCGTGTATAATCAGAAAACCACCGATCTGGTGGTGAACCGGCCGCTGGCGCCGTCGCGGGGCGGTTCATCCATCGTGGAGAACGTGGCTCGGCTCAACAACAAGGGCGTGGAAGTGCAGCTGAGCGCTGCCCCAGTGCGAACGGCCGATTTCAGCTGGGACTTCACGGCCATTTACAGCCGCAACCGCAATAAGATTGTGGACTTGGTGGGTTCGGCGGCCATAGCGGTCGACAACGTGGCCGGCGCGCCGGTGTATCTGATTAATGGACAGCCCGCGGGCGTATTTTATGGCTCGGCGTATGCCCGCAACCCCGATGGCTCCCTGCTGCTGACCCCTCAGGGCTTTCCGCAGGACGAGCGCACTACGGGCCAAGGTGTCGGCTCAATTGACTTCACACCGGCTCGCACCGCCGAGGGCCAGCCCAGCTACGCACCGGGTACTACTATTGCCAACGTCATCATTGGCAACCCAAACCCGGATTGGACTGGCTCATTCAGCACCAGCTTTACGTACAAGAAGCTCTCTTTGCGAGTGCTGCTCGATGCCGTGCAGGGCGTGGATGTATTTAATGCGGACTATCGTACCCGCCAGGGCGTGGGGCTTGGCGAACTGGCCGAGCAGGAACTGCGGGGGGAGATTCCACGCGGCTACATCTTCGCCGTGTATAACACCCAGGAATTCCGGATTGATGATGGCTCGTATGTGAAGCTTCGCGAAACGGCCCTCACGTACACATTGCCACCCATCAGTAAATTCATCAGCGACCTCAATGTGTCGCTTATTGGCCGCAACCTCTATTCGTGGGACGACTACAAGGGCTTCGATCCGGAAACCAGCGCGGGTGGCGCTTCCGATTTGTTTCGGGCGGTGGACTTTGGTAACGTGCCGATTCCGCGCACTTACCAGCTCCGGTTGTCGGCCACTTTCTAA